The Candida dubliniensis CD36 chromosome 2, complete sequence genome contains a region encoding:
- a CDS encoding ATP synthase J chain, mitochondrial, putative (spliced gene;~Similar to S. cerevisiae ATP18) produces the protein MGSLPRYPFPVLKTYWPYAIGAGITYYLVYKGSIASANSDEFINDPRNPRFAKGGKYIDLDKRD, from the exons atggGTTCCCTTCCAAGATATCCTTTCCCAGTTTTGAAAACTTACTGGCCATACGCTATTGGTG CTGGTATTACTTACTACTTAGTTTATAAGGGATCAATTGCTTCTGCCAACTCAGATGAATTCATCAATGACCCAAGAAACCCAAGATTTGCTAAAGGTGGTAAATACATTGATTTAGATAAAAGAGATTAA
- a CDS encoding allantoate amidinohydrolase, putative (Similar to S. cerevisiae DAL2) — MTNVLSQDDFQKQVVSQYTDVIGEKLGGKILSFSDQWFADAENLIKPKPPIRDATRFTYAGAWYDGWETRRHNEADADWVIFKLGVSSAKLIACEVDTAFFNGNHAPHISVEALQNFDASDENLSNVKEEDWEQVIAKVECGPSQKHFFSRGSLTNKNYTHARLRMYPDGGIARFRLYGQVIPVTDQSSSSVTDFASVQNGGVAIKFSDQHFGTADNLLLPGRGHDMSDGWETKRSREPGHTDWVIVRLGAPAKLSEIVVDTAHFRGNFPQKVNVKGIKVDDESKIEADSDSWEVVVDDSKTSADKEHTFKVKDDSKVYSHIKLTIIPDGGVKRIRAFGVKA, encoded by the coding sequence ATGACTAACGTGCTTTCTCAAGACGATTTTCAAAAGCAGGTTGTTTCACAATACACTGATGTTATTGGAGAAAAACTCGGTGGTAAAATATTATCTTTCTCTGATCAGTGGTTTGCTGACGCTgagaatttgattaaacCAAAGCCACCAATCAGAGATGCCACCAGGTTTACGTATGCTGGTGCATGGTACGATGGATGGGAGACCAGAAGACACAACGAAGCCGATGCCGACTGGGTTATTTTCAAACTAGGTGTTAGTTCGGCAAAGTTGATTGCCTGTGAAGTTGACACTGCCTTTTTCAATGGTAATCATGCGCCACATATTTCCGTTGAAGCATTGCAAAATTTCGATGCCAGTGACGAAAACTTACTGAATgttaaagaagaagattggGAACAGGTCATTGCCAAAGTCGAGTGTGGCCCACTGCAGAaacatttcttttctaGAGGTTCGTTGACAAACAAGAATTACACACATGCTAGGTTGAGAATGTACCCGGATGGTGGGATCGCCAGATTTAGACTCTACGGACAAGTCATACCAGTCACTGATCAATCATCAAGTTCTGTCACCGATTTTGCCTCTGTTCAAAATGGAGGTGTGGCCATCAAGTTTAGTGACCAACATTTTGGTACTGCTGATAATCTATTATTACCAGGACGTGGCCATGATATGTCTGATGGGTGGGAAACAAAAAGATCAAGAGAGCCGGGCCATACTGATTGGGTTATTGTCAGATTAGGTGCTCCTGCTAAATTACTGGAAATTGTGGTCGATACAGCACATTTTAGAGGTAACTTTCCCCAAAAAGTAAATGTTAAAGGTATTAAGGTTGATGACGAGTCAAAGATCGAAGCAGACTCTGATTCTTGGGAAGTGGTTGTGGATGACTCCAAAACTAGTGCTGACAAAGAACATACATTCAAAGTCAAAGATGATTCAAAAGTATATTCCCATATCAAGTTGACTATAATTCCAGATGGTGGTGTGAAAAGAATTCGTGCCTTTGGTGTAAAGGCTTGA